The proteins below are encoded in one region of Tomitella fengzijianii:
- a CDS encoding IclR family transcriptional regulator, giving the protein MGYRKDEAGSLSMLDRLDLILDAVEDAGFLTLSGVVERTGLARSTAHRLLTHLERKRWLFRVGSNYELGPRLFDLGTKGVRNHWFYRGALPALHRLHAQTGFIVHMAFLDGPEVVYWEKIGPGRFGAAVPTRIGGRNPAHSTSLGKALLAMQPAGLVDSLAPFTPATERTICGAAALHQELDQVRRRGYAVDRGESLRGVGCFGTAVQAGADDSVDAYRMTAAVSVCVPVDRMDSRLIAPLLSAKKQIIDAARINPMTEPGGE; this is encoded by the coding sequence GTGGGCTATCGCAAGGACGAAGCCGGAAGCCTGTCGATGCTCGACAGGCTGGACCTCATCCTCGACGCGGTCGAGGACGCCGGGTTCCTCACGCTGTCCGGCGTCGTCGAGCGCACCGGGCTCGCCCGCTCGACGGCGCACCGCCTGCTGACCCACCTGGAGCGCAAGCGCTGGCTGTTCCGCGTGGGCTCGAACTACGAGTTGGGGCCGCGCCTGTTCGACCTGGGCACCAAGGGTGTGCGTAACCACTGGTTCTACCGCGGGGCGCTGCCCGCGCTGCACCGCCTGCACGCGCAGACGGGCTTCATCGTGCACATGGCCTTCCTCGACGGCCCCGAGGTGGTCTATTGGGAGAAGATCGGCCCCGGCCGCTTCGGCGCGGCGGTGCCCACGCGGATCGGCGGGCGCAACCCCGCGCACAGCACCTCGTTGGGGAAGGCGCTGCTGGCCATGCAGCCCGCGGGGCTGGTCGACAGCCTCGCGCCGTTCACGCCCGCCACGGAGCGCACCATCTGCGGCGCCGCGGCGCTGCACCAGGAGCTGGACCAGGTGCGCCGGCGCGGCTACGCCGTCGACAGGGGCGAGTCGTTGCGCGGCGTCGGCTGCTTCGGCACGGCCGTGCAGGCGGGTGCGGACGATTCGGTCGACGCCTATCGGATGACGGCGGCGGTGTCCGTGTGCGTCCCCGTCGACCGTATGGACTCGCGGCTCATCGCGCCGTTGCTCTCGGCGAAGAAGCAGATCATCGACGCGGCCCGCATCAATCCGATGACCGAGCCCGGGGGGGAGTGA